CGATCCAGATGATCACGCCGTCAACACTGGATGGTCGAGGCGCCGGCTCGCAAACCTCAGACAGGCGCGGATGTCCTCGGGCTCGAGATCGGGCAGTTCCTCGATCACCTGCTCCGCCGAGAGACCGTTGGCCAGCAGATCGAGGACGTCAACAACGCGGATTCGCATTCCGCGAATGCAGGGCCGTCCGCCACACTGGTCGGAGTCGACTGTGATTCGCTCTGCGATTTCAGTCACGGCCGCTTCCTCTGCATCGGATCGTAGCATGCCGCCACCTTGCAGCCAACGAATGGCCTTGATCGCAGTTGATCGCAGCAGCTCTTCGATCTCCA
The Deltaproteobacteria bacterium genome window above contains:
- a CDS encoding DUF433 domain-containing protein; amino-acid sequence: MTEIAERITVDSDQCGGRPCIRGMRIRVVDVLDLLANGLSAEQVIEELPDLEPEDIRACLRFASRRLDHPVLTA